In Fragaria vesca subsp. vesca unplaced genomic scaffold, FraVesHawaii_1.0 scf0513160_u, whole genome shotgun sequence, a single window of DNA contains:
- the LOC101291303 gene encoding probable carboxylesterase 11-like produces the protein MPSLSLQLQSLFFKYHLRHQLQTLTQTQTRDKFGTTSRPDHPSVPANPTFRNGVATKDLHIDPLSSLSLRIFLPETVLLKDSAFDSNGVVYGGYTPPAGKRHRKLPIMLQFHGGGFVVGSNDTSCNDMFCRRMAKLCDVIVVAVGYRLAPESPYPAAFEDGMAVLSWLAKQANLAAVRRKGRGNSGNQQGIFDSFGSSMVEPWLAAHGEPSRCVLLGVSCGANIADFVARKAVEAGSLLDPVKVVAQVLMYPFFIGSVPTKSEIKLANSYFYDKAMCMMAWKLFLPEEEFDLDHPAGNPLVPGRGPPLKTMPPTLTIVAEHDWMRDRGIAYSEELRKANVDAPLLEYKNAVHEFATLDVLLETPQAQACADDITIWVKKYISLRGGEFSY, from the exons ATGCCAAGCCTAAGCTTACAGCTCCAAAGCTTGTTCTTCAAGTACCACCTCCGCCACCAGCTCCAGACTctaacccaaacccaaacccgcGACAAATTCGGCACCACTTCCCGACCCGACCACCCCTCCGTTCCCGCCAACCCGACTTTCCGAAACGGCGTCGCCACCAAGGACCTCCACATCGACCCTTtatcctccctctccctccgcATCTTCCTCCCGGAGACAGTCCTCCTCAAAGACTCCGCCTTTGACTCTAACGGCGTCGTCTACGGCGGATACACTCCCCCGGCCGGGAAGCGCCACCGCAAGCTGCCGATCATGCTGCAGTTCCACGGCGGCGGGTTCGTCGTCGGGAGCAACGACACGTCGTGTAATGATATGTTCTGCCGGAGGATGGCGAAGCTGTGCGATGTGATCGTGGTGGCGGTGGGGTACAGGCTGGCGCCGGAGAGTCCGTACCCGGCTGCGTTTGAGGATGGGATGGCGGTGTTGAGTTGGTTGGCCAAGCAGGCCAACTTGGCGGCGGTGAGGAGGAAGGGGAGGGGTAATTCTGGTAATCAGCAGGGGATTTTCGACAGCTTTGGGTCGTCTATGGTTGAGCCTTGGTTGGCTGCTCATGGAGAACCTTCTAG GTGTGTACTCCTCGGAGTGAGCTGTGGTGCAAACATAGCGGATTTCGTAGCTCGGAAGGCTGTGGAGGCGGGAAGCCTCTTGGATCCTGTAAAAGTGGTGGCTCAAGTCCTGATGTACCCTTTCTTCATCGGAAGCGTTCCTACCAAGTCTGAGATTAAGTTGGCAAATTCCTACTTTTATGACAAGGCTATGTGTATGATGGCATGGAAGCTATTTCTACCAGAGGAAGAGTTTGATTTAGACCACCCTGCTGGCAACCCTCTTGTACCTGGGAGAGGGCCGCCCTTAAAGACCATGCCTCCCACACTTACAATTGTTGCTGAGCATGATTGGATGCGCGACAGGGGTATCGCCTACTCTGAAGAACTGCGGAAGGCTAATGTGGATGCACCTCTTCTTGAGTACAAGAATGCTGTTCATGAGTTTGCTACTCTTGATGTGCTCCTCGAAACACCCCAGGCACAGGCTTGTGCTGATGATATCACTATATGGGTCAAGAAGTATATATCACTCAGAGGTGGCGAGTTTTCTTATTGA